In Mucilaginibacter sp. KACC 22063, the genomic stretch TAAACGGCCTGCCTGTTGTGTAGGTTGAAGCGTAACGCCCCGTACGCAACGCTGCTGCAAAGCATAATCTATAATTGTGCCTATCTCGTCGGTATTTAAACCCTTTTGCAGGGTTACCACCAGCGTGGTTGACAGGTTATACTTATTCAGATGCTCGATAGCTTTAGCCCTTACCTCTCGAAGATCTTCGCCACGCAGCTGTTCTAACGCTTCCTTTTTAAACGAATCGAATTGCAGATAGATCTCAAAATCGGGCATGTAAGTGGCCAGCCTTTTAACAAACTCCTCATCTTTAGCTATACGGATGCCGTTGGTATTCACCATCAGGTGTTTGATCGGCTTCCGTTTGGCAATATCCAGTATCTCAAAAAACTGCGGATGCACGGTTGGCTCGCCACCGCTGATCTGTACCACGTCTGGTTCACCCTCGTTGGCAACAATCACATCCAGCATCTGCTCAATTTCTTCAAGCGTACGGTGCCTGCCATAATGCGGCGATGACATAGCATAACAGGTTGGGCAACTTAAATTACAGCGGTCTGTAACCTCAATCACAGTAAGGCACGAGTGCTGCTCATGGTCGCGGCAAAGACCGCAGTCATAAGGGCAGCCGTAGTGCGTTTCGGCATTAAACTTCAAAGGCATTTCGCTGCGCTTGGCATAGTTGCGACAGTTTTTATAATACTCAATATCGGTGGCTATCAGCACCTTCTCAAAGCCGTGATGCCTGCAGTTTTTGAGCATATATACCTTATCATCTTCAAACACAATTTTTGCATCAACACGCCTTAAGCAGGTTGAACAAATGCTTAAAGTAAAATCATAATAAATATACGGACGCTCAGGCATAGGCTTTTTTTGATTTAAGGAACGGAAAAATAAAACTGGAGTAATAAATTAAACCAGCAATACAAGCTAACTGGATACTTGATAATCCGAAGCTAAAAAAATAATCGGGTTTAATAAACTCATCGCAAAATCTGAACAATAAGTAGCTCACCATTAATACTTTAAACTTACTACCATCTGCAAAATTGTGCTTTCTTTCTGTTATCAATAACGCGATCCAAAGTATCGCCCAAAACAATATTTCATACAAATTGGTAGGATGCCTGCGCACCCCATCGCCAAAATTAATTGCCCAGGGCAGGCTGCTTGGTGTACCATAAGTACCATCGGGCAAACCAGCAAAAAAGCAACCTAAGCGGCCAATGATCATGGATAAACAGATGGGATACACCATTAAGTCGCCCGAAGAGGTATTTACTCCGATAATTTTCTTGGTAGCCTCTACCCCGACAAGCCCACCCAGCAAGCCGCCTACTATAGTCGTATTACCCATGAAGTAAACAATATTCATTTCTGAGAACTTATCCGGCCTTTCTAGTACCCCCAGAATATGCGAGCCTAAAAATGCACCTATGGCAGCACCAATAAAAATAATCATCCGGTGCTGATCGCTGATGATGTCTTGCTTTTTATGCCGTAAATAAACATAAAACCTGTACCCTATTGTATAAGCAAGCGTTTCGCATACAAAGTGTACAGGGATTTCGGCATTGCCGATGTGGATATTTACAGGAAAATGCAATTTATACTATCGTTTCCCAATAATAGCGATTAAAGCGCTTAACTGAAATTTGTTTAAGGCGTTAACGGTTGTACCTTACGCTTTTCGGGCGGCAGCGCCATAAACTTTTTATAACTGTCGTTTATATAAGCCGCTAAAGAAGGGCCGCTATTGCTGCGGATAAATGCATAGCTTGGCCTGTAAAGCGTCATGAAATCATTAAGCTGCTCGCCTTTTAACGGTATAATACTGGTGACATAAGCCCTGCTGAATGCCGAATCAATTGTACGCTCCTGCATCTCGCGTTTAAAGTATTCTTTTAAACGGCGGGCATTACGGGCATCATGACTAAACCATGATGACGGTGAAAAAGGATAGACCTTGCTGCGTTCGTAAACTTCGGGATATTCTGCATGCGGGTCAAACTTTGAACTGGCACGGATGCTTACCTCACGCAACTCTATCGACTGCAATGTTAGCTCCACATTCTTTGGGCGCAGGTCTGTTACATACAAGGTATCAGATACATAACCCGGCGAAGAAAAAACGATGAGGTTACCAGCCTGGGCACGTATCTCATATTTACCATTTTTATCGGTAAGAGTTATCTGTTTGTTATTGGTGTTTTTAACAAACACATTGCTCATTTTACCTTTGCCACCCGCTTCTGACACCACACCTTTTATGGTTTGCGCCTTTACATTTCCAAATGCTAAAAAGCTAATTACAACGGCTAATATCCAAAGTTTCATAAAGCGTATAACCATTATTTAAACCATGAAGTTTTAAGAGGATAGAAATTATGTGTTAAATTATTGCTGCCAGGTGTTATTGTCGGTATTGTAATCGGGCAAAGTATGGTCAGGGTCATAAGTTACAGATACGATCGGCTCCACAGACTGATACTTAAAGGTCCACTTGCTGCCTGTAGCCCAAACTTCTACAGGTAATTTGATACGTTCGGTTTTGCCGCTTTGGGTTTTTATTTCCAAAGGTACGGGCATTGCCATACGATCAAGGTTTTGTATGGTGATCAGCGCACCTTTAGCCGGGTTGTTATCTACATAATGTACATCAGTAACTGCAACGTCCAGTTGCCAGTTATTTAAATACCATTCGCGCCAAAACCAGTTAAGACTTTCGCCAGATGCGTTTTCAATCGTGCGGAAGAAATCATCAGGAGTTGGATGCTTAAACGCCCAGCGTTTGATATACGTTTTAAAGGCATAATCAAACCGCTCGGGGCCAATGATCTGTCTGCGTAAAAAATTAAGCCCAAGCGCCGGTTTATCATAAACCAATATCCCGTTATCATATTCAACAATGTTATCAGGGGTGGTCATGATAGGCGGCAAAGCCGGGTTCAGAAAATGTAATGCGGCGTTACTGGTCCAGTCTATCGGTTTATCGGCATATTCTCCATTATTAAAAGATTGAGTTGACAGGACATTGATAAAGGTGTTAAAGCCTTCATCCATCCAGCCATACAACCGTTCGTTCGAACCAACAATCATCGGAAACCAGGTATGGCCAAACTCATGATCGTTTACATCCCATAGCTCCTTACCCTTGCTTGTTGCACCGCAAAATACAATACCCGGATATTCCATACCGCTTACACGGCCGGCAACAGCGGTTGCCACAGGGTAAGGATACTGGTACCATTTTGCAGAATTATATTCAATGGATTTCTTTACATATTCTGTTGAACGCTCCCATCCATTATCGCCGCTGCTTTCAGCAGGGTATGCAGATACCGCCAGGCATTTTTTACCGTCGGGCAAATCAACCTTCGCTGCATCAATTACAAATGCAGGTGACGATGCCCAGGCAAAATCACGTGCATTATCTATTTTAAAATGCCAGGTAAGTTCTGTTTTACCTACAGGCCGCGATGATGCTTTACCAACCTCGTTTGCAGTGCGTATCATCACTGTTTTTTCGCTACCTGCAGCTTCTGCCCAGCGCTGCTGCTGAACAGGCGTATAAACCTCCTGCGGATTTAATAACTCTCCCGATCCAAATACAATATGATTAGCCGGAACGGTGATATTCACATCAAAATCGCCGTATTCCAGGTAAAACTCCGACGGGCCGTTATACGGTACCGTGTTCCATCCCATTACATCATCAAATACGCACATGCGCGGGTACCACTGCCCTACTGTGAATATCTTTCCTTTGCGGCTATCATAAATGCCCATCCGGTCGCTGCCATAATCGGGCATGGTAAACGAGTATATAATATTGACCACTACCCTTCCGCCGTTTGCAGGCAAAGTGTTAGGCAGAAACACCTGCATACGTGTTTCGCTGATCAGATACTTTACAGCTACACCATTTATGGTTACTGCGCTGATCTTATAACCGGCATCAAACACCTGCCCAAAAGCATGGTTACGGCTGCCGCCTACAGGCTCCATTGCATAACCACGTGCATCTGGCTTGTAGAGGTTTTGATCCAGTTGCATCCACAAAAAGTCCATTTTTTGCGGGCTGTTGTTGGTATAAGTAAGTACTTCTGTACCGCTGATTTGTTTGGTGTTTTCATCCAGCCGGGCAGTTAGTTTATAATCGGCACGGTTTTGCCAATACAGCGGACCAGGCTCGCCGCTGGCGGCACGATAAGGTGTACCTTTTTCGGTATAGAATATCGGATTAAATAATTCGGATGGATTATATTTTGAAGGCAGTTTGGCAGATGAGCCAATATCTTGTGCATTACAAAAATTAAATGCGGCAATAAAGGCCGGTAAAATACCAGCCAATGATAAATATTTTTTCAAAATTGTATAATGCAGTTTATAATTTGTTTAAACCGACAAATTAACGCATTATACAGCAATAATGACAACTATTTCAGAAAGTGCTGTTTATAAGTATTTTCGTCAAAGCCGAAATATAAAAAGCCACCGTCTTCAATAACCGGGCGCTTAATCATACTTATTTTTTCCTTTAATAAGGGCAATGCCTCTGTAGCGGATGTTACTTTCTCTTTTACCGCAGGGTCAAGCTGTTTCCAGGTAAGCCCCTGCTTGTTCAAAAACTTCTCGTAACCTGCCTTATCGTTCCACTCATTAAGCTTCTCATCGCTTACACCAAGCTTTTTAAAATCATGAAACTCATAATCAACATGATTAGCCTTTAGCCAGTCAAGCGCTTTTTTTACTGTGTTGCAGTTAGTAATGCCGTAAACTTTCATACCGCAAACTTAATGATTTCCACCACGGCCGCCACCGCTGTCATCATTATTTATACCCCGCTGGTTTTTCTTGATGTCGCTGCTGAGGTGCCCAAATTTGTAGGTAAAGCTAACAGCTACCGCACGGTAAAAAACCTGGTTGGCCGTGATCTGTTCAAAATCATCTGTTTTTGAATAAAAATCAATCTTCCTGAACTTTGAAAACGGGTTTGACAGATAGAATGCAATAGTGGCTTTATCTTTCCAAAAATCCTTTGAGCCGCTTAATGAGGTACCAAAATAGTTATTGTCTTTACCCTGCAACAGCACATACCGGCTATCATAATTAATGTTTATTCCCATGCGGTAGCCTTTATCAAATTTATAACCGGCATAAGTAAATGTATGCCCCTGGTAACCGCTGTTAGTATAAAATATATTGTTGAAGGTACCGCTGAGATCAACACGCATTATCTGTGAATTGATACTTATGTTTAGCTTTTTTGTTATAGGATAATTAACATTAACGTTTAGCCCCAGGCGTTTGCTTTTACCAACGTTTTCATAGGTAGTGATGCTCACGGTATCGGGTGTGATCGTGGTTACGCTTTGTATGGTATTATTTGCAAAAGCATAACTTAAACCCATATTAACCGAGCCCTTGCCCGAGATACTATAATTTAACTCTAAGCTGTGATTTAACGCGGGGCGCAAATTCGGATTACCCACATTAATGTATTTTGGATTAGACTGGTCTATAAAAGGGTTAAGTTGCCAGATACCCGGCCTGGATATCCGGTCAGAATAGCCAAAATTCAGACTACTGCTTTTAAACTTACGCTGTATAGAAATGGAGGGTACAAGATTATTATAATCCTGCGTAGCCGCACTGCCTACCGAGGTAAAATTAGCATCAATGGTGGTATGTTCTAACCGCGCGCCGCCTTTAAAGCTCCAGTTGGTCAGCTTGATCTGGTAGGTACCGTAACCGCTGTAAACATTTTGCTGGTAATCAAAATTATTAGTTTGTGCTGGATTATTGATAAAGCTGCCGCTCGCCGGGTCAAAAACGTCGCTGGTAAAATCACTATAATTACTTCTGAAAATTCCTTTTATGCCGGCTTCAACCGTTTGATTTTTCAGCGGCTGTACATAATCTATCTGGGCAGTATGCTCATGCGTACCTGATAGATTATATTGATTATAGTTTTGCTGTCCGTAATTTACACGTTCGCTAAAAATGGCGTTATTGTCTTGTTTACTGCTTCCTCCGCTGTACTTATAGGATGCTGTAAGCATTTGATCCTTACTTTTTTTAAAGCCCAACTGATAATTTAAAGCCAGGTCGGTACCGTGATAAGACCCCTTACTGTAATTATTCAAGGTATACGATTGCGCATTCGCCGGGTCGCTGCTGGGCTGATTAGAATACTGCAGATTATCTGAATTTGAATTTTGACCATAAGATTCAATACTGCCTGTTATCAGGTTCAAAGAATCAAGCTCATAACTTAACTCTGCGCTGCCATAAGTATTGTTGCCCTGCCTTGTATTGCTTCCGCTTTGCATTAGCGTTGACACTACCGGATGAAAAGTATTGGTTACGTTTTCAAAGTCCGATGTTCGCCTGTTTTGCTTATTATAACCTACATAACCGCTTATACCAAACTTACCCTGCTTTACTGTAAGATTTAAGTTGGTGCCCGGCCCCCACACGTTGTTATACCGTGCGCTGATGTTGCCATTGTAACCCTGATCAACATTCTTCTTCGTTATAATATTAATGATACCCGCCAGGCCTTCCGCCTCATATTTAGCAGGTGGCGTTGTAATAACCTCTATCTTGTCAATATTGCTTGCAGGCATAGCCTTCAACACATCCGACGGATTTTTAGTTACAAGCGCCGATGGTTTCCCGTTGATAAATATTTTAAAATCCCCGTTGCCTTTTAGTTTAATATTATCCTGTGCGTCAACCGATACCAGCGGCACCTTACGCAGCATCTCTAACACAGTCTGGCTCTTGCTTTCAGGGTCGGCCTGTACATCGTAACCTATGCGGTCAACCTCTTGCTTAACTATGGGTTTAAGTGCGGTAACAGTTACTTCATTAAGATTTTTTGATGAGGCAGACAATTTGATACGCCCCAGATCAATCAGCTTTTTAGTACTGTCTGTGCTGATTATTTTTTGCGCATAACCTACTGATGCCAATACCAGTTCATAAGATTTACCGGGAAGCGAAGTAAATTCAAAACTGCCGTTATCTTTAGTTAAGGTACTTTTTACAGGTTGTTTACCCTTTACAGTACGCAGGGCCACAGTAACATAACCCATAGGCTCGTTCTTGGCTGAATCGATAACAATGCCCTTTATGTTTTGTGTAGACTGTGCAATTACACTGGCCCAGGTTAAAAACAGCAATGTAAACAGTAATAAGGCTTTTTTCATTTAGTGATAAGATGCAATTAGATAACTAATAGTTACAAGGAGATCAAATTATTTCCGGATATGGCAGGCACTCGTTTACTTGCTATGCAGCGTTATGTAATATTTGAATGCGTGTAACGGCTACTGTATCAAAAACCAAATGGTTATCCATGTTAATGATCATACCCAACCATCCAGCGCATGAATTAGAATTTGTCGAAACTTAGGTAGCGGTTTTAAACTACGGTAAGAAAAGGGGCAGTAAGCCTGCAATTGGTGATAAGGTTTTTTTCATAATGGTTGACAGGTTAAATTTTCTCAATTATAACGCTAATCTTCCATTAAAATTCAGTTGATATAAGAAATAACTAACCTGTTAGTTAAAAATCTTGTTACAATTATTTATTGAACCTTGTCATGGTGAGTTCGGTGCCA encodes the following:
- a CDS encoding M1 family metallopeptidase; its protein translation is MKKYLSLAGILPAFIAAFNFCNAQDIGSSAKLPSKYNPSELFNPIFYTEKGTPYRAASGEPGPLYWQNRADYKLTARLDENTKQISGTEVLTYTNNSPQKMDFLWMQLDQNLYKPDARGYAMEPVGGSRNHAFGQVFDAGYKISAVTINGVAVKYLISETRMQVFLPNTLPANGGRVVVNIIYSFTMPDYGSDRMGIYDSRKGKIFTVGQWYPRMCVFDDVMGWNTVPYNGPSEFYLEYGDFDVNITVPANHIVFGSGELLNPQEVYTPVQQQRWAEAAGSEKTVMIRTANEVGKASSRPVGKTELTWHFKIDNARDFAWASSPAFVIDAAKVDLPDGKKCLAVSAYPAESSGDNGWERSTEYVKKSIEYNSAKWYQYPYPVATAVAGRVSGMEYPGIVFCGATSKGKELWDVNDHEFGHTWFPMIVGSNERLYGWMDEGFNTFINVLSTQSFNNGEYADKPIDWTSNAALHFLNPALPPIMTTPDNIVEYDNGILVYDKPALGLNFLRRQIIGPERFDYAFKTYIKRWAFKHPTPDDFFRTIENASGESLNWFWREWYLNNWQLDVAVTDVHYVDNNPAKGALITIQNLDRMAMPVPLEIKTQSGKTERIKLPVEVWATGSKWTFKYQSVEPIVSVTYDPDHTLPDYNTDNNTWQQ
- a CDS encoding carboxypeptidase-like regulatory domain-containing protein, translating into MKLWILAVVISFLAFGNVKAQTIKGVVSEAGGKGKMSNVFVKNTNNKQITLTDKNGKYEIRAQAGNLIVFSSPGYVSDTLYVTDLRPKNVELTLQSIELREVSIRASSKFDPHAEYPEVYERSKVYPFSPSSWFSHDARNARRLKEYFKREMQERTIDSAFSRAYVTSIIPLKGEQLNDFMTLYRPSYAFIRSNSGPSLAAYINDSYKKFMALPPEKRKVQPLTP
- a CDS encoding Spx/MgsR family RNA polymerase-binding regulatory protein yields the protein MKVYGITNCNTVKKALDWLKANHVDYEFHDFKKLGVSDEKLNEWNDKAGYEKFLNKQGLTWKQLDPAVKEKVTSATEALPLLKEKISMIKRPVIEDGGFLYFGFDENTYKQHFLK
- a CDS encoding prolipoprotein diacylglyceryl transferase; amino-acid sequence: MHFPVNIHIGNAEIPVHFVCETLAYTIGYRFYVYLRHKKQDIISDQHRMIIFIGAAIGAFLGSHILGVLERPDKFSEMNIVYFMGNTTIVGGLLGGLVGVEATKKIIGVNTSSGDLMVYPICLSMIIGRLGCFFAGLPDGTYGTPSSLPWAINFGDGVRRHPTNLYEILFWAILWIALLITERKHNFADGSKFKVLMVSYLLFRFCDEFIKPDYFFSFGLSSIQLACIAGLIYYSSFIFPFLKSKKAYA
- a CDS encoding radical SAM protein encodes the protein MPERPYIYYDFTLSICSTCLRRVDAKIVFEDDKVYMLKNCRHHGFEKVLIATDIEYYKNCRNYAKRSEMPLKFNAETHYGCPYDCGLCRDHEQHSCLTVIEVTDRCNLSCPTCYAMSSPHYGRHRTLEEIEQMLDVIVANEGEPDVVQISGGEPTVHPQFFEILDIAKRKPIKHLMVNTNGIRIAKDEEFVKRLATYMPDFEIYLQFDSFKKEALEQLRGEDLREVRAKAIEHLNKYNLSTTLVVTLQKGLNTDEIGTIIDYALQQRCVRGVTLQPTQQAGRLENFNPATDRYTMTEVRTAILEQTNVFTAQDLLPVPCNPDALVMGYALKLGCNVFPLTRMIDPNDLLDNSRNTIVYEQDETLKKHLLHMFSTGNSVDVAKEHLHSIMCCLPQIDAPGLGYDNLFRVIIMNFIDAQNFDVRAIKKSCVHIVNKDMQIIPFETMNLFYRDDKAAYLETLRNEIAV
- a CDS encoding TonB-dependent receptor domain-containing protein, which codes for MKKALLLFTLLFLTWASVIAQSTQNIKGIVIDSAKNEPMGYVTVALRTVKGKQPVKSTLTKDNGSFEFTSLPGKSYELVLASVGYAQKIISTDSTKKLIDLGRIKLSASSKNLNEVTVTALKPIVKQEVDRIGYDVQADPESKSQTVLEMLRKVPLVSVDAQDNIKLKGNGDFKIFINGKPSALVTKNPSDVLKAMPASNIDKIEVITTPPAKYEAEGLAGIINIITKKNVDQGYNGNISARYNNVWGPGTNLNLTVKQGKFGISGYVGYNKQNRRTSDFENVTNTFHPVVSTLMQSGSNTRQGNNTYGSAELSYELDSLNLITGSIESYGQNSNSDNLQYSNQPSSDPANAQSYTLNNYSKGSYHGTDLALNYQLGFKKSKDQMLTASYKYSGGSSKQDNNAIFSERVNYGQQNYNQYNLSGTHEHTAQIDYVQPLKNQTVEAGIKGIFRSNYSDFTSDVFDPASGSFINNPAQTNNFDYQQNVYSGYGTYQIKLTNWSFKGGARLEHTTIDANFTSVGSAATQDYNNLVPSISIQRKFKSSSLNFGYSDRISRPGIWQLNPFIDQSNPKYINVGNPNLRPALNHSLELNYSISGKGSVNMGLSYAFANNTIQSVTTITPDTVSITTYENVGKSKRLGLNVNVNYPITKKLNISINSQIMRVDLSGTFNNIFYTNSGYQGHTFTYAGYKFDKGYRMGININYDSRYVLLQGKDNNYFGTSLSGSKDFWKDKATIAFYLSNPFSKFRKIDFYSKTDDFEQITANQVFYRAVAVSFTYKFGHLSSDIKKNQRGINNDDSGGGRGGNH